The following is a genomic window from Benincasa hispida cultivar B227 chromosome 7, ASM972705v1, whole genome shotgun sequence.
AATTTCAAATGGCTACATAATTTCACCATTCAAGGCTCTGGTACTGTGGATGGCCAAGGCTTTAATTGGTGGACTCTCTCTAGATTCTACAATAACAAAGTTAGTTCTTTTTTGCCCCCTCCTCAATAACCAACTCTATCTTCATTAAATTACGCTAGTTACATTGAGAGATCATGATTTTAGCAATCATCTCTTGTTATTCTTGTTTCTGCAGAAGAAGTTGAAGCACATTCCAGATATGAAGCCTACTGTAAACTTTTCTTACCCTTTCCTTCTCATTTTGCTTATGGTTACAATTTTTTGTTCTGAAATTaattgggattttttttatttctttgcttATAAATGACAGGCTTTAAGATTTTATTCCAGTTATAATGTGACAGTTCGTGACATCACCATAATAAACAGTCCACAATGCCATCTGAAATTTGACAACTCCGGCACCGTCAAAGTTGACAATCTCACCATTTCTTCGCCGGAGAACAGCCCCAACACCGACGGTATTCACCTGCAGAACACACAAGATGTCGAGATTCAACACTCCAACATTGGCTGTGGTATGAACCGAGCTAATTCAAATCccttatttaataatattttgttgTCCTTTCAAGAGTTTACCTTTTAACttgatcctttttttttctgttttataATTTTGAGGACACAAGAAAGTGGTgctttgaaaaagaaaatcgactcaaatttcaaaaatacttttttaagatataaaaatagtataaaatgattaaaataataagtagaaaactataattttgattgtttggtgtatcttctaatttaaacacttgtgaaaataatattttcgataaaaatgttaatatatattacatgttttcaaaattattttaaataacaaatttgtttggttgctatatttaaaagtgattctatcaattatatatgtgtgtatatatatgcatatatatatttttatttctgaTCATATTTTGAGAATTCTCGGTTAAACATTTTGAAGCCATTTGTTGATAACTCATCTCTTAAGTGtttcttcacaaaaaaaaaaaaaaaaaagtttttaaattgaTCCAATTTATTCGAAccatttcttatttatttagattttttcaAAACTACTTTTGGTCATATAAAATCACTCAATAAGCTATACTAAACacattttctattattgattttttcaaaGGTgcttattaaaaaattaattttatttaaaagcaTTTTCTTAAAAAGTTTTTCCAAACACACGACTAACTGTCACGTGTTTAGATTTATgttagtttttctttaattttcttggAAAACAAGGGTTTTACTCAAATTCACCCATCTTCTCTCTTGTATATTTAAGGATGGAAAATTATGAGGTAAAATAACTCCATAGAGGTTACAAAGTTACCTCCATTTAACAATATTTTGATCGCCATAGCACATAAAAGCTATACCACGAAGAAACTGGACTACACAACAGAACCAACTTATTTTAAGATTTGTTATTTGAACAGGAGATGACTGTGTTTCCATTCAGACTGGTTGCTCCAACATCCACATTCATCATATCAATTGTGGCCCTGGACATGGCATAAGGTAAAAATATAAACCTCATCAATTTTACTTTTCCATAAAGCTAATTCCTGTAGAGAATATTATTTATGTCCTTGATTTTGCTCAACTTTTCTTAAACATTATTATATTCAGCACTAAAGATTATTTTCTTGCCTATAATTACAGCTTAGGCGGACTTGGGAAAGATAAAAGTGCTGCATGTGTCTCCAATATTGTTGTCCAAAACATCTCAATTCAAAACACTCTTTCAGGAGTGAGAATCAAGACCTGGCaggtaaaaagaaaaagggttaaAGTTAAACTACAAATCTACTCCTTTAATTATGGTGGATGTGTCATTTATTTCTTGATATTAACTctggatttttattttatgtagtTTTTTCTGCGAACACTAATTGGAAAATGATGATTATAACGTAAATAACTTTAATGAATAAGTATGGATTGATTTAACACGATGAAGTAGAGAAAAGTAAGTACGTAGATAGAATAAAATGACGCGCtttataaaaaatgtttcaTATGTTCGTTTTGTAAAAAGTGAGTATAACATAGTGCATATATCCAACCATTCTCCTTCTCTAGTCATTTACTTCTCCCATTAATGATAGAAATTACGTAGAATCAGAGATGTTACAAGTTTGGGGATGGGCTAAAGTTTGTAAGTCAAACACAATAATCCCTGTGACGATAGAATCAGACGGTTCTGATTGGATTTGATGGAATATGGAACAGGGAGGAATTGGGTCAGTGAAGAATGTATCATTTTCAAACATCCAAGTTTCTGATGTAAAGGTCCCAATTATGATAGACCAATATTATTGTGACAAGTACAAATGCAAGAACCAAACAGGAGCAGTTGCAATTTCAGGCATAACATACGATCAAATCATAGGCAGTTACACAGTACAGCCTATTCATTTAGCCTGTAGCAGCCAAATCCCATGCGTAGACGTTGATCTCATTGACATCCAGCTGAAGCCATCTTCAGAATCCAGAGACTTTCAAAGCTCCTTATGTTGGAATTCTTATGGTAAATCTCAAGCCCCACTTCTTCCTACTAGCATAGACTACTGCCTGAGAAGGGGTAGCGGCGCTGTTAGGAGAATCGCAAGGTCCCATGATCATGTCTGCTACTAATTCTCTGTGTTTTCTCTGCCCTCtttctgttttttctttctttagctTCCCTTCTGcagttttttctttatttttttggaaaatgtaGGAAGGTGATGATTGTAAAAGCATTTATGGTTGTTGGCTTTTTTTGAATCCATCAGTAATTCATTTCCCAATTAGTACAAACAAAGTGACTCAAAACTTTCCCCACCCATCTCtcaaaattgatttcttttACTTCAGTGAGAAGAGTTTTTGAAGTTGTAATGAGTTGAAGTGGTGGCCTACTCTTCTATTCTTTGGTAAATTGGTTGAGGGTTTAATGGCGGTGATAGTGGAGGAAGGATCGTGAGGAATCAATTGCACGCGAGGCATtgcttttttgttcttttaccTTTGTAATTAATATCCTAATTTACAGGCTTTTGTGGCTCCTAAGATCTGCTGCTTATACTTTACACGCACTCTGTTTAGTGGTTTAGTGTTCTGTTCTCTTGTATCTAAACGAGAAGTTCTAGTCTCTTCTACTTGAGGAATAGATTAGAGTTTAAAGTTCACTTTTTCCATGCCCCAATTCATCTATTTGACTTTATACTAAGGGACCGTTTGTTTgcatgtttgtttttttttatatgaaaatatatatgaCCAAAATCTTTAATTACTCGAAATTATAGATGCTATAAATTTCAAGTGTTTGACGTGACAtctttaaatatcattttgttGGAATATTTTTGCAAATATATGGAAATGTTTGGATGAGTATTTTTTTATGATTGCTACTTGTGGATGTTTTAACTTTACATAATGTTTTAATAATGCTCTTTATGACTATTCATAATATGATCTAAActtatatgagatatttttttttattaatttgaacttaACATAGAATCTATAGACAAGAATACCAACAAATAACTATTATCTTCCTTAGCTAAACTAAAAAACCTAAATGCAACTTAACTAAGACTGTTTCACACCTGacctaaaagaaaagaaacagaaAACGAGACACATTGTTGATGGGCTGGGCCTTTGAGGATTGGGCTTACGAAATGGGCCTTAAGCCCAAGATCAGTAAATGGCCCAAAAAGGAAATgtgttttgtttatttaaacATGAGTGGAGGAGGAATCATCGGCATGAGCAGTTCCTTTAAGGCTTTTGCTTCTTTCAGTTCGACTATTGTCAGCAAACTTAAGGCTAGCCATATGATAGCCTTCGGCTTTCTCCTCAGAGCTCCATTCGGACAAGTAATAATCTTCCTCTGAAGCAATTTTGGAGGAAGGCCCAAATAACATACTGCcccattgaggaaaataaatcaATACAATTGGAAGAGTGCAAGCTATTATCATCACTCCCATTAGAGTTATTCCACTctcttttctgtatttgttgCCTCTGAAGAATATCAGCTGAGTCAGCACCGATCCCATGTTCCCACCCGCACCTGTCATCCCCGATATTACTCCTAATGACCTGTCACcaaagattcaaatatttgttgatATATCGATACATCCCTAAGTGAAAAGATATCGTagatattttatcaatatatttgtaaaatattgAGATTAAGTATTTTTATACTAGTTCTTCACACATTTTTCATTAAAACATTGTCCTTAAGAAggagatgaaaaagaaaaagaatagtgGATAGTGTGTACCTTCGAGAGACGAAAGGAACGACACCAAAAGTAAGTCCACAAGCAGCTTGAAAAAACGATCATAATCACAATGGAAGCACTTAATGAATTAGCCAATCCAAGAATCACACACAAAACTCCTCCAATTGTCTGCACCAACCACAGAGCTCAGTCTCCCTCTCATCCCATATCTCTTCCCCACCACATCCGACAATACTCCGCCGTACGGCCTCGAAAACAGATTCGCCAACCCAAAACTCGCCGCCACTATCCCCGCCGTATGcagattcaaattaaacctaTCGTAGAAGTAATTCGCTATTACATTATCAATCGTCAATTTCACTCCAAAACAATACCCATAAGTCAATGCCAAAATCCATCCCCTGTAATTCGTCACCCCATGGTACATTACTTTCGACAATTTGTCTTTCGCCTTCTCCCCTGTTTTTTGAAGCTGCCGGAAGTTTCCATCCGGCGTGTCCTCACCGAGGAGGAGAACGGCGAAGGCCGAAAGTGTTTGGAGTAGAGCTGGGAAGAAGAAAGCGATTCTCCACGCAGTGAATTTCGCTGCGCCCATGTGCTCGATGATGGCAAAAACATACGGCATGATTAACTGTGTTGCGCCGCCGCCTAGGTTTCCCCAGCCGCCGGCGACGCCATTGGCGGTGCCGACGACAATGGAGGAGAACATTGAGCTCATCCAAAATTGGGTTGATACGAATGTAGTGAGGGAAAAGCCTGTGAAGAATCGGACGAGGAGAAACGAAATAGGGGATGAGGCTATTGAGGTTAAATAAACCGCCGGCGAAGTTATGAGAATGAGTGAAGCGGAGGCGAGACGTGGTCCAACCAAATCGCAGGCGGAACCCATCACGATTCGAGCGAAGACAGCGCCGAAGACGGAAGCAATTCCGGCATTTCCAATGTCGGTATCGGTTAAATTGAGATTGTCGCGGATCACCGGAAGCAGAGGAGCCGCCGCGAAACTGGAAATGAAACAAGCGCAAAAGGACATCCAGGAAAGGTGAAACGTTCGCATGTGCGGCGCTGGGACGGAGAATATGTTGAATTTGGTGGCTTTATGTTCGGAGTCGACCGGAAGAGAGAATTTCCTCAGATGAGGTGCCGCCGTGGCTACGCCGTCGACCTCCATGTTGGACGGATTAACAGAGGGACGTTGTGAATTGGGAAGGACCTTGTTTAAGGATTTAAAGGGAATTGAAATGGTTTTTTTGTGGGATTGAAGAGTGGAACTTTTTAAGGCTAAAAATTGGTcttagtttcttaaaaaaaatacttggtGTTTCTCTAATGTGTAAAAATACTCGGTGCATCTCTAATGTGTAAAAATACTTGATGCTTCTCTAATGTGTAAAAATATTTGGTGCTTCTCTAATGTGTAAAAATATTTGGTGCTTCTCTAATGTTTAAAGGTGAAAGTGATTTTCCTCCTTAATAGAAAAGGGTTTACAGGGTAATTTATAGACGAATTGTAAACAAAAAAAGCATAAAACAACCTAAACGGAAATTAACAAATTCCCTAACAAAGTACGGACTGATTGTTAACTAATATTAACATCCCTTCCAACTCATGTTGAATGAGGTATAAGTTTTACAAGTGTTAAAAGTAAATTAGGCTACATTCGTAATTTATATTTTCcatattagtattttttttttgtttctttccttGTTGGGTCTATTAGAGTCTATTAATTCGACAATTTATTGCATCCTGAAGAAGCTAATTATGCaataataatatacaaaattaacatGTCATCAGAGCCACAAATCCTAGGGCTTATACTTTTCACCCATAGCTTTTGTTTGATCTCTGCCTCCGTTGATGCCAAATTTGGTTTACCTACTTAGTTGATTATATGTTCTTGTTTTTCAGTTTCAACCTCTGTTATGTTTTCTGATTTTTAAGGGTCTctattttctttccaaatcaGTTTGTGGGTTTTGTTTTAAATCTCTCTATGAGGAtctttatttccattttcagcCCAAAAGTTCTTTGTATTTTAGTTTTTCGTGGGTTTTGTCTCTAGTCTAGATATGTCGTGATTTGATACGGGAGTTATCTTCAGTTTCCGTCATCACCTTTATACGATCATTTCACAAACTCAAGTTGATTGTTCCtctaccaccttgagtttgaaGGAGGATGTTAAAGTAAATTAGGGTATTTTTCTAATCCATattagtatttttcttttctatttattcCTATACTGGATTTGTTGGAGTTTATTTATTCGATAATTCATTATATCGAGAAaactaattattcaataataatatacaaaattaaccaGAAGTAAATAACCATAATGACGAGATTAAAAATTACATATGCATGtcatctttaaattaaaagtctGTCATACAAACATTTAgattacttattattatttcttctgGTAGTTTTCAAGACCTATTACATGCAAGactagaagaaaaaaaaaatatacatatatataggtGTTGGGTTATTTCACTTAAAGGTGAAAGCCCAATAAAGACCTATTTGGGCTTTTAGGTTTTGTTTAAAACAAAAATGTACAGCAGTTGGTGGTAGATTTTATGCAAACCGAGAGTGATTTAAATGAGAGAAGAAAATTAGAGTTTTTTGCATTTCGACCAATAACGTTTTTCAGATCGATCCGTGGTTCGGTCGAGCTGAAATTTTGGCAGCGTGTTCTTGACACGAGGGTCTTCAATTTGGATAGGGGAGATTTCGTTTGGAGCTACCTACAGTCAGATATTGTGGGTAATTGGTTGTCACTACAAGTGAGACGTTTCTAATTTTATTCTTCTCAATTTGTTGCCATTTGTTGCCAAGATTGTTAATCTTGAGATATTTACTGTGTATGCCTCTAGTTCTGACTAGGAAAAACTCATTGTAACCCATTATTGATTATAGTGGAGATTTTGACTTCGGTCCATGGTTTTTTATTCCTCATATTGAGGGgtttttttatgttaaaattgtTTGTGTCcttgattattattgttattgctAGTTGATTAGTATTCTATTAAGGTCACACAAGTGTGGAATAATTGATGCAAAAAATATAGTGTTTAtcccaacaaagtggtatcagagccttggTTAAATTAGTTGCAATTGCCTTGTGTTTAATAATGGATACTAGTTTAGCTAAGATGATTACCCTTAACGAGTCAAATTATCaagtttggaaaagaaaaatgaaagatatTTTATATGTAAATGATTTGCATCTTCTAGTTTTTTCTGAAGAGAAGACTGATGATAAAACTGATAAAGAATGGGATGTTATAGGAAAGTGTGTGGGTTTATGAGACTATGGgtagaaaataattttgtaaaccATATTGGTGAAGAAACTCATGCACGGACTATGAGGAACAAGCTTGAGTCGCTATGTGTCTTTAAAATTggtaataataaaatgtttatgaTAAAACAAATGATGGCATTGAAGTATCAAGATGGAACACCCATGTTAGATCACTTGAATATATTCCAAGGTATCATTAGTCAGTTATCTAGGATGAATATCAAGTTTGAGGATAAGATACTTGGGTTATGGGTTTTTGGTACATTACCGGACTTGTGAGAGACATTTAGAACTTTCTTATCGAACCCAGCCCTAATTGGTGTACTAAGTATGGACTTAGTAAAAATAGCGTATTGAACGATGAGATGAGAAGAAAGTCACAGGGCTCTTCTTCACAATCATATGTTCTTGTACTGAAAGAATGGGGGGGGGGGAAGTAAGAGCAAAGGTCTGACGGACAAAGATAGAAGCAAAAGTAAGAGTGGCCGATTTGCAACTATTGAGTGCCATTATTGTCATATGAGAAGACATATAAAGGAGCATTGTCAGAAATTTAAAAGAGgcaataaaaatgataaaggcAAGGAAAAGAAGAATGACGATAACAATGATGCAGACACAATTTCTATAGCCATCGAAGATTTTTACATCCGGTTAGACGGTGATGTTATAAATCTTGCTACACAACAGAGTAGTTGGGTGATTGACAACGGGATCTAAGTTCATGCTACATCAAAGAGAGATTTCTTTGCATCCTATACACTTGATGATTTTGACAGTGTTAGGGTAGGTAATGATGGATCAGTAAAAGCAGGTGGCATCGAAGATGTACTTGGAGAAAAAGAATGGTTCTAAGCTGATTTTGAAGAATGTGAAGCACATTCCTGATATTCACATGAATTTGATTTCTATAGGTAAGCTTAATGATGAAGGTTATTGCAATACCTTCTATGATGGTAAATGGAAACTTACTAAAGACTATATGGTGGTAGCTAAGGGAGAGAAACATTCCTCATTGTATTATATAGAGGTTACTATCACTAATTGTGATATAAATACAGTGAAGGATGAAGTGAGTATTGAGTTTTGGCATAAAAGACTCAGTCACATAAATAAGAAGGGTTTGAAGATATTAGCCAAGAAAAATAATCTTTCTAATATAAAGAGTACACCCCTAAAAGGTGTCCTCATTGTTTGGCAGGAAAGCAGACTAGAGTTACTTTTAAGTCATCTCAGCAttcatgaaaatcaaatttactaaatTTGGTATATTATGATGTGTGTGGTCCTATGAACATAAAAACATTTGGAAGTGCATCATATTTTGTGATGTTTATTAATGATCATTCAAGGAAAACATGGGTTTATACCTTGAAGACTAAAGAtcaggtgttacaagtgtttaAACAGTTTCATGTCCTCGTTGAAAAAGAAACTGGTAGAAAGTTGAAGTGTATTAGAACTGATAATGAAGGTGAGTATTGTGGACCTTTTGATGAGTATTGTAGAAATCATTATATTCGACATTAAAAGACACCTCCTAAGACTCCTCAGCTAAATGAGATAGCTTAGAGAATGAATAGAACACTAGTTGAGAGAATGAGATGTTTGCTATCAGAGTCACAATTATAGCAATCATTCTGGGGTGAAGCATTGAATACAATTGTAAATGTTTGGAATCTCACACCATGTGTTCCTTTGGGATCAAAAGTTCCGAATAGAATATGGTCAAATGAGGATATATCTAATGATCACCTTTGTATCTTTGGCTGTAACGCTTTTGTTCATGTTCCTAAAGATGAGAAATCGAAGCTTGATGTAAAGACTAGACCATGTGTATTTCTTGACTATGACCAAGATGAGTTTGGTTATAGATTGTGAGATCAAGTATAGAAGAAGCTCATAAGAAGTCAAGATTTCGTGTTTGTTAAAGACCaaactattgggttttatgtcctaaaaactcgtagtttgtaaaataataaacatcttctataattaatatacttgttattgatttcataaattgtacgaaagtttaaattcaataaactaagacccgtgactattatatgagtacttgaactttatgtggagatataagagtggatcaggttcgagtaaatagtaaaaacgatctacggtacatgaataaggatggataccttattctggtaacaccattggatgcggcttactctgtagctgttacaaagagttgtaaagtactacatacgatgtgatcctaatttgtatatgttatgacatgaggagtgggggcgtcctatgcaatgagtttgcataagattaggaccaagaaataagtcactcttactttataacactgtttactgtataagactgactatttcacctagatgacctaggtaactcgatcttaatcctgagctaactatgaactcttatttattcgggattgcccttagatttgcatagttgagggttggctcaacagcgccggctcaataagactcccatttcaggggtaagatcggatagatagctggggacatagggtgcaagacggagttcacgcctacctgatttagggatagaagaaaggttgttctctcaagtactgaatccaggtcttgaacaaggggcctcacccatTCACTgcgctgagagagtttggtttagtgattggatcacaaaccagttggtcattagaggatcggtagggacttgaggaataagacgtaatctcggggtaaaACATATTtaacccagtcgttattacaaacaacctatgaagggtcgacttgctgattatggttaaatcatgtggacataatatatctacagtgagggaagtgcaactatgggctttagtggagtgacccattagttaacaaatggagattaatttggtctaatgagtttagccaattaatcttggatcgttggagcccatgatctgtaggtctacgaggtctctctactagctcataacggactagctctagaatagcgtgataagttaatttgaaacgttcaaattagaagtaaaggaattagtaattatatgagatataattacatgtttaatttgagaattaaacggaataggagaatttatatatatttaaatatgatttaaatatataaagatggatatgtgttaaaattaatttaatatttgatattaaattaattaagttttatttaataattaatttgaaattaattaaatttttcatttttaaaatcaaaatagattttataaaatcaaattttgatttttgagataaaatttgaaaattagaaaataaaacacttaaatggaaaatgaagattttccattatccatatttgaagtagctcacacataatGCAtcttcttggccttgtcttctccaagcacgagttgcaactcatgcaagtctctcctttgcatgttgatctgcaatataataaagagattggagtgaaaatctgggaggcaatctatagagaatttcagagaaaattcggattgaagaaagagttcttcaacaagatcactgcagtgagcatttctccttcatcccttgattcaagcttgttttgagtcccacaactcaatctagagcaccaagagaatagtggggaagatcttgaggtggtctacaacaagatttggagaggatagcagctggagaaggagttttgaagaagttctacaagaggtatgtcttgaaactcccTTGTTtttctacaagagcatgcttaatttttaccaaaattagtgaatttgaatgcttagatgatccttgtgcttctgttattgctgatacaatcctaca
Proteins encoded in this region:
- the LOC120081932 gene encoding LOW QUALITY PROTEIN: high affinity nitrate transporter 2.5-like (The sequence of the model RefSeq protein was modified relative to this genomic sequence to represent the inferred CDS: inserted 4 bases in 2 codons); translation: MEVDGVATAAPHLRKFSLPVDSEHKATKFNIFSVPAPHMRTFHLSWMSFCACFISSFAAAPLLPVIRDNLNLTDTDIGNAGIASVFGAVFARIVMGSACDLVGPRLASASLILITSPAVYLTSIASSPISFLLVRFFTGFSLTTFVSTQFWMSSMFSSIVVGTANGVAGGWGNLGGGATQLIMPYVFAIIEHMGAAKFTAWRIAFFFPALLQTLSAFAVLLLGEDTPDGNFRQLQKTGEKAKDKLSKVMYHGVTNYRGWILALTYGYCFGVKLTIDNVIANYFYDRFNLNLHTAGIVAASFGLANLFSRPYGGVLSDVVGKRYGMRGRLXALWLVQTIGGVLCVILGLANSLSASIVIMIVFXQAACGLTFGVVPFVSRRSLGVISGMTGAGGNMGSVLTQLIFFRGNKYRKESGITLMGVMIIACTLPIVLIYFPQWGSMLFGPSSKIASEEDYYLSEWSSEEKAEGYHMASLKFADNSRTERSKSLKGTAHADDSSSTHV
- the LOC120080902 gene encoding polygalacturonase At1g48100 isoform X2 gives rise to the protein MQAFLAAWKAACESPGATLEIPSQYKFLIKPITLNGPCLPQLVLRIDGAVLAPPKVSSWPKSSLFQWLNFKWLHNFTIQGSGTVDGQGFNWWTLSRFYNNKKKLKHIPDMKPTALRFYSSYNVTVRDITIINSPQCHLKFDNSGTVKVDNLTISSPENSPNTDGIHLQNTQDVEIQHSNIGCGDDCVSIQTGCSNIHIHHINCGPGHGISLGGLGKDKSAACVSNIVVQNISIQNTLSGVRIKTWQGGIGSVKNVSFSNIQVSDVKVPIMIDQYYCDKYKCKNQTGAVAISGITYDQIIGSYTVQPIHLACSSQIPCVDVDLIDIQLKPSSESRDFQSSLCWNSYGKSQAPLLPTSIDYCLRRGSGAVRRIARSHDHVCY
- the LOC120080902 gene encoding polygalacturonase At1g48100 isoform X1; translation: MQAFLAAWKAACESPGATLEIPSQYKFLIKPITLNGPCLPQLVLRQIDGAVLAPPKVSSWPKSSLFQWLNFKWLHNFTIQGSGTVDGQGFNWWTLSRFYNNKKKLKHIPDMKPTALRFYSSYNVTVRDITIINSPQCHLKFDNSGTVKVDNLTISSPENSPNTDGIHLQNTQDVEIQHSNIGCGDDCVSIQTGCSNIHIHHINCGPGHGISLGGLGKDKSAACVSNIVVQNISIQNTLSGVRIKTWQGGIGSVKNVSFSNIQVSDVKVPIMIDQYYCDKYKCKNQTGAVAISGITYDQIIGSYTVQPIHLACSSQIPCVDVDLIDIQLKPSSESRDFQSSLCWNSYGKSQAPLLPTSIDYCLRRGSGAVRRIARSHDHVCY